One region of Trinickia violacea genomic DNA includes:
- a CDS encoding sigma-70 family RNA polymerase sigma factor, translating into MARLEHALQNAKTRLLKANLRLVVSVAKKYLNRGPQLLDLIQEGNLGLIKAVDRYDYRRGFKFSTYATWWIRQSILYAIADQGRTIRVPVHTVDALNKLASIRHESAHRSGDRPGIAELAERMSVSEERICDLLSIVQEPVSTNAPVTQDGGGTLEDAIADPGAQLPEDALIASRMRSAVLAAVDQLPARESTVLRLRFGIGVPDAYSLREIGRQLNLSAERVRQIEAKAIERLRGSPQSEPLRTFTNVRH; encoded by the coding sequence GTGGCCCGCCTCGAACACGCTCTGCAGAACGCAAAGACGAGGCTGCTCAAGGCGAATCTCCGTCTGGTCGTATCGGTCGCGAAGAAGTATCTCAACCGCGGACCGCAACTGCTCGATTTGATTCAGGAGGGCAACCTCGGCCTCATTAAAGCCGTGGATCGCTACGACTACCGCCGCGGCTTCAAATTCTCGACCTACGCGACCTGGTGGATCCGGCAGTCCATCCTCTACGCCATTGCCGACCAGGGCCGCACCATCCGCGTTCCCGTGCATACCGTCGACGCTTTGAACAAGCTCGCGAGCATCAGGCACGAGTCTGCGCACCGCTCCGGAGACCGGCCCGGCATTGCCGAGCTCGCAGAAAGAATGAGCGTGTCTGAAGAAAGGATTTGCGACCTCCTGTCCATCGTCCAAGAGCCCGTTTCGACGAACGCTCCGGTAACGCAAGATGGCGGCGGCACGCTTGAAGACGCAATCGCAGATCCCGGCGCCCAGCTGCCCGAAGACGCCCTGATCGCATCGCGTATGCGCAGCGCCGTGCTCGCAGCCGTCGATCAACTTCCCGCGCGCGAATCGACAGTCTTGAGACTGCGCTTCGGCATCGGCGTGCCGGACGCATACTCGCTGCGCGAAATCGGCCGGCAGCTCAACTTGTCCGCCGAGCGAGTGCGCCAGATCGAGGCAAAGGCCATTGAGCGCCTGCGGGGCTCGCCGCAGTCCGAGCCATTGCGAACTTTCACGAACGTTCGCCACTGA
- a CDS encoding sigma-54-dependent Fis family transcriptional regulator yields the protein MRDDPDRGDIEPACNEPGWLAPSIQRSHERSETYGLSTSMRPDYDVLSAADLALKREQSRILCAHAAPVMETLREQIANTQSMIVLTDAEGLILHSIGDAEFLKRAEKVALSPGANWAEARQGTNAIGTAIAELRPTVVHGDQHYLAANRFLTCSSVPIFDPYGELSGVLDVTGDHHSYHQHTMALAKMSVQLIENHLFATTFRTTLQISFHERPEFLGTLMEGIAAFTSDGRFLSANRSAQFQLGLTLAGLRAHTLSSLFGLTSAQLIDNVRASLGRHLSLSLRNGHSVCANVAFRHPPSMISDSSVTQPGTTVARPRPICEERAARPRLGHLETGDPQVAAVIAKVRKVIGKDIPLLITGETGTGKERLAQAIHNDSPRHAAPFVAVNCASIPESLIESELFGYEEGAFTGAKRKGAIGKILQAHGGTLFLDEIGDMPSPLQVRLLRVLQERVVNPLGSAKSIPVDVAIICATHRDLRDMIAQGSFREDLYYRLNGLVVKLPPLRDRTDLRTVVETLLREESLSRPSTPALSVSSDVMALFERCRWPGNFRQLGNLMRTAAAMVDEDGEIRIEHLPDDFLEDVQAAAPAAGPNSTPLPGARLQEVAALAIAAAVAKHGGNVSAAARALGVSRNTIYRKMLSAPDSDASDGDA from the coding sequence ATGCGCGACGACCCCGATCGCGGCGACATCGAACCGGCTTGCAACGAGCCGGGGTGGCTCGCGCCATCGATACAGCGATCTCATGAGCGCTCGGAAACCTACGGGCTGAGCACGTCGATGCGCCCGGACTACGACGTTCTTTCCGCAGCCGATCTCGCATTGAAGCGCGAACAGAGCCGCATCCTGTGCGCACACGCGGCCCCCGTCATGGAGACGCTCCGCGAGCAGATTGCCAACACCCAAAGCATGATCGTGTTGACGGATGCCGAGGGCCTCATCCTGCATTCGATCGGCGATGCCGAGTTTCTCAAGCGCGCCGAAAAAGTTGCGTTAAGCCCGGGCGCGAACTGGGCCGAAGCTCGCCAGGGCACCAATGCGATCGGCACCGCCATCGCCGAACTTCGTCCCACGGTGGTTCACGGCGATCAGCACTATCTCGCCGCAAACCGGTTTCTCACCTGCTCCAGCGTGCCGATATTCGATCCGTACGGCGAGTTGAGCGGCGTGCTCGACGTCACCGGCGATCATCACAGCTACCACCAGCACACCATGGCGCTCGCAAAGATGTCTGTTCAACTCATCGAAAACCATCTGTTTGCGACGACTTTTCGGACCACCTTGCAAATCTCGTTTCATGAACGCCCAGAGTTTCTCGGCACGCTGATGGAAGGGATAGCGGCATTCACCTCCGACGGGCGCTTCCTGTCGGCGAATCGCAGCGCCCAATTTCAGCTCGGCCTGACGCTCGCGGGGCTGCGTGCGCATACGCTCTCGTCGCTGTTCGGTCTCACGAGCGCCCAATTGATCGATAACGTGCGCGCGAGCTTGGGGCGGCATCTTTCGCTTTCGCTGCGAAACGGCCATAGCGTCTGCGCCAACGTGGCGTTCAGGCATCCCCCGTCCATGATCAGCGATAGTTCCGTTACGCAGCCGGGCACAACAGTGGCAAGGCCCCGGCCAATCTGCGAGGAACGCGCGGCACGGCCCCGTCTCGGCCATCTCGAGACCGGCGATCCGCAAGTCGCAGCGGTCATCGCCAAAGTCCGCAAAGTCATCGGCAAGGACATCCCCCTTCTCATTACCGGCGAAACCGGTACCGGCAAGGAACGCCTCGCTCAAGCGATCCACAACGACTCGCCGCGCCACGCCGCGCCATTCGTTGCGGTCAACTGTGCGTCGATACCCGAGAGCCTCATCGAGTCCGAGCTGTTCGGCTATGAAGAAGGCGCATTTACCGGCGCCAAGCGCAAAGGGGCAATCGGCAAGATTCTGCAGGCCCATGGCGGCACGCTCTTTCTCGACGAGATCGGCGATATGCCGTCTCCGCTCCAGGTTCGGCTGCTGCGCGTGCTGCAGGAGAGGGTCGTGAATCCGCTCGGATCGGCGAAGTCGATTCCCGTGGACGTCGCGATCATCTGCGCCACCCACCGGGACTTGCGCGACATGATCGCGCAAGGAAGCTTCCGCGAAGACCTCTACTACCGCCTGAACGGACTGGTCGTGAAACTGCCGCCCTTGCGCGACAGAACCGACCTTCGAACAGTCGTCGAGACACTGCTGAGAGAGGAGTCGCTCAGCCGACCAAGCACCCCTGCGCTCTCCGTATCGAGCGACGTGATGGCCCTCTTCGAACGATGCCGGTGGCCCGGCAACTTTCGGCAGCTCGGCAATCTCATGCGCACCGCTGCGGCAATGGTCGACGAAGACGGCGAAATTCGCATCGAGCATCTGCCCGACGACTTTCTCGAGGACGTGCAGGCGGCGGCACCCGCCGCCGGCCCCAATTCGACGCCGCTACCCGGCGCGCGGCTGCAGGAGGTTGCCGCGCTCGCGATCGCCGCAGCGGTGGCCAAGCACGGTGGCAACGTGTCTGCCGCGGCGCGGGCACTGGGGGTCTCTCGCAACACGATCTATCGAAAGATGCTGTCGGCGCCGGATTCGGACGCCAGCGATGGCGACGCGTGA
- the pqqA gene encoding pyrroloquinoline quinone precursor peptide PqqA: MQWTTPGYTDLRFGFEITMYIANR; this comes from the coding sequence ATGCAGTGGACTACCCCCGGCTATACCGACCTTCGCTTCGGCTTTGAAATCACGATGTATATCGCCAACCGCTAA